The nucleotide sequence AACTTTTCAACAGCTGCCACTCGTTCAGGATGCCGCGGAGCAATCAAAAACCGGAAATTACCCGACGGCTCAACAACATCTTTATATACCTCTAACAAAATCTCTTCTTCCCCGGGATGAGTACAACCAGCAACAAAAAGAAGTTTATCACTGCCCTTGAGAATTGGCTCATAAACTTTTTTGATGTTGGCGGAAACCTTTTGATCAATCGAAATGCTTTCAAATTTCATATTTCCACTAACCACTATCTTACCTTCATCGGCTCCCAAAAAACAAAAACGCTCTTTATACATTTCATTTTGAACCGCTATGTAACTACACTTATTAATTACCACCTTAAGTACCGACCGAATTAGCTTATAGCGCTTAAAGGCCTTATCGGAAATCCTCCCGTTAATAATCAGAATTGGTATTTTACGAGCTGCCAGCTGAAAAAAAAGGTTTGGCCAAATTTCAGTTTCAACGGCAATAAAAACCTTTGGCCGGAACACCTTTATGAAATGCTTAATAACAATAGAAAGGTCTAAAGGAAAAAAGACTACTTGAGCGCAATCAGAATATTTATTTTTCGCTATTCTGTTTCCGGTTAAGGTCGTAGTTGATATGATAATTTGATTATCGTAATATTCCCTTATTTTTTGAATTAAACTTCCAATTACATTTGCCTCGCCAACACTAACTACCTGTATCCAGATAGCTTCTCCGGAAGCTAAATTCTTTACTAATCCAAATTTCTGGCAAAAAGCTGAAAAATTTATTTTCTTACGCCAAATATAAACCGGAAGATAAATAATAAAACCTAGAAAAAAAATACAATCATAAAGTAAAAGTAGTACCTTCATCGTGCTCGTGGGTGCGCTTTTTGGTAAACGTTTTTTAAAGAATCTATCGTAAGATGGGTATATATTTGAGTAGTAGCTATTGTTGAATGACCTAAAAGCTCTTGGACACTTCGCAAATCAGCCCCTCGGTTAAGAAGATGGGTTGCGAAAGAATGCCGAAAAGTATGTGGTGACACATGTAAATTAAGCGCAGCTTTTTTTATATACTTAGAAATAATTAACCTAACTCCGCGATCGCTTAGAGGGCCGTTTCTTCGATTCACGAATAAAGCCTTAGTGTCATCCAGACGGGCATCTACGTATTGCTTAATACTAACCACTGCCGGTTCCCCCAAAGGAAGAAGTCGTTCCTTGCGCCCTTTTCCCTTAA is from Candidatus Omnitrophota bacterium and encodes:
- a CDS encoding 3-deoxy-D-manno-octulosonic acid transferase, coding for MKVLLLLYDCIFFLGFIIYLPVYIWRKKINFSAFCQKFGLVKNLASGEAIWIQVVSVGEANVIGSLIQKIREYYDNQIIISTTTLTGNRIAKNKYSDCAQVVFFPLDLSIVIKHFIKVFRPKVFIAVETEIWPNLFFQLAARKIPILIINGRISDKAFKRYKLIRSVLKVVINKCSYIAVQNEMYKERFCFLGADEGKIVVSGNMKFESISIDQKVSANIKKVYEPILKGSDKLLFVAGCTHPGEEEILLEVYKDVVEPSGNFRFLIAPRHPERVAAVEKLARFKGFEPFKVSQISNCFLQGANKSKNPVFILDTIGELFYFYGLADICFVGGSLSPDGGHNILEPIYLEKPTIFGCHMDNFLDVEEVVLEKGAGIKVEDKEQLRQVLLRLVKDEALRKNLSSRCHEVFQQERQSLDKNLKIVLQSLALNKGNV